A part of Streptomyces sp. NBC_01235 genomic DNA contains:
- the lepB gene encoding signal peptidase I translates to MDTEAQPTTERDRSSSPSVSADTSQEAPDTEGVEGRSRFALVARVTQWLPGGRFSLSLLICLLFLLFLNAFVAQPFQIPSGSMENGLRIGDRVLVNKLAYRFGAEPRRGDVIVFDGTGYFGNSDYIKRVVGVGGDSVVCCDKEGRIQVNGRSVDESTFLYPGDGPSTVDFDVVVPEGTLFVLGDHRSHSSDSRDHLGSPGGGMIPVDDVIGRADWIVWPSAHLTRLSRPSAYARVPGAEGAHG, encoded by the coding sequence ATGGACACCGAAGCTCAGCCGACGACGGAGCGCGACCGCTCCTCCAGCCCTTCCGTTTCCGCGGACACCTCCCAGGAGGCCCCGGACACCGAGGGAGTGGAGGGACGGTCGCGTTTCGCGTTGGTGGCGCGGGTCACGCAGTGGCTGCCGGGCGGCCGGTTCAGCCTGTCCCTGTTGATCTGCCTGCTGTTTTTGCTGTTCCTCAACGCTTTCGTGGCGCAACCATTCCAGATTCCCAGCGGATCCATGGAAAACGGATTGAGGATCGGTGACCGGGTTCTCGTAAATAAGTTGGCGTACCGTTTCGGTGCCGAGCCGCGGCGCGGTGACGTCATCGTGTTCGACGGCACCGGGTACTTCGGGAACTCCGACTACATCAAGCGCGTCGTGGGTGTGGGGGGAGACAGCGTGGTCTGCTGCGACAAGGAGGGGAGGATCCAGGTGAACGGCCGGTCGGTCGACGAGTCGACGTTCCTGTATCCCGGCGACGGTCCGTCCACGGTGGACTTCGACGTGGTCGTGCCCGAGGGCACCCTGTTCGTCCTCGGTGACCACCGCAGCCACTCCAGCGACTCCCGAGACCACCTGGGCTCACCGGGCGGCGGCATGATCCCCGTCGACGACGTGATCGGCCGCGCCGACTGGATCGTCTGGCCGTCCGCGCACCTCACCCGTCTGTCCCGCCCGAGCGCCTACGCGCGCGTGCCCGGCGCGGAGGGCGCCCATGGGTAA
- the trmD gene encoding tRNA (guanosine(37)-N1)-methyltransferase TrmD has translation MRIDVVTIFPEYLDPLNVSLVGKARARGRLDVHVHDLREWTYDRHNTVDDTPYGGGPGMVMKTEPWGDALDSVLADGYERGSHAPAIVVPTPSGRPFTQELAVELSERSWLIFTPARYEGIDRRVIDEYAIRIPVYEVSIGDYVLAGGEAAVLVVTEAVARLLPGVLGNAESHRDDSFAPGAMANLLEGPVYTKPPAWRGRDIPEVLLSGHHGRIARWRRDEALRRTTANRPDLIERCDPKTFDKKDREMLSILGWAPDPEGEPYGRFWRRTEGVEE, from the coding sequence ATGCGCATCGACGTCGTCACGATCTTCCCCGAGTACCTCGACCCGCTGAACGTCTCCCTCGTCGGCAAGGCACGCGCGCGTGGCCGGCTGGACGTGCACGTACACGACCTTCGGGAGTGGACGTACGACCGGCACAACACGGTCGACGACACCCCGTACGGCGGCGGACCCGGCATGGTCATGAAGACCGAGCCCTGGGGCGATGCCCTCGACTCCGTCCTCGCCGACGGCTACGAACGGGGCTCGCACGCACCCGCGATCGTCGTGCCGACGCCCAGCGGCCGCCCCTTCACCCAGGAACTGGCCGTCGAGCTCTCCGAACGCTCCTGGCTGATCTTCACACCGGCCCGCTACGAGGGCATCGACCGCCGGGTCATCGACGAGTACGCCATCCGGATCCCCGTCTACGAGGTCTCCATCGGCGACTACGTCCTGGCCGGCGGAGAGGCCGCCGTCCTGGTCGTCACCGAGGCCGTGGCGCGGCTGCTGCCCGGAGTGCTCGGCAACGCCGAGTCCCACCGCGACGACTCCTTCGCGCCCGGCGCCATGGCCAACCTCCTGGAAGGCCCCGTCTACACCAAGCCGCCCGCCTGGCGCGGCCGGGACATCCCCGAGGTGCTGCTCAGCGGCCACCACGGCAGGATCGCCCGCTGGCGGCGCGACGAGGCCCTGCGCCGCACGACGGCCAACCGGCCCGACCTGATCGAGCGGTGCGACCCGAAGACCTTCGACAAGAAGGACCGCGAGATGCTCTCCATCCTGGGCTGGGCGCCCGACCCGGAGGGTGAGCCGTACGGTCGATTTTGGCGCAGGACCGAGGGCGTGGAAGAATAG
- the proS gene encoding proline--tRNA ligase, protein MAKAPVLTPRADDFPRWYQDLINKAELADNGPVRGTMVIRPYGYGLWERMQAEMDARIKETGTQNAYFPLLIPQSYLTREADHVEGFAPELAVVTHGGGKELEEPAVVRPTSETIINEYFSKWVQSYRDLPLLINQWANVVRWELRPRLFLRTSEFLWQEGHTAHATYEEARDFAARIHREVYGDFLENVLAIDFVAGRKTVKERFAGAINTLTLESMMGDGKALQMVTSHELGQNFAKAFDTRYLSKEGTQELVWQTSWGSTTRMIGALVMTHGDDDGLRVPPRLAQVQVVVLAIKGDEAVLAKVRELGDRLKAAGLRVQVDDRTDTPFGRRAVDWELKGVPVRIEIGPRDLENGTAMLARRIPGGKEPVAIDTLVGLLPAVLEEDQALLLRQSRERRESRTTDVSTIEEAAEAAVAGGWARIPWATLGEEGEARLAERSVTVRCLVAEDGSVPEDGDAPGNVAIVARAY, encoded by the coding sequence ATGGCCAAGGCACCCGTTCTCACCCCGCGGGCGGACGACTTCCCGCGCTGGTACCAGGATCTGATCAACAAGGCGGAACTGGCCGACAACGGACCGGTGCGCGGCACCATGGTGATCCGACCGTACGGGTACGGGCTGTGGGAGCGGATGCAGGCGGAGATGGACGCCCGCATCAAGGAGACCGGTACCCAGAACGCGTACTTCCCGCTGCTGATCCCGCAGTCCTACCTCACGCGCGAGGCGGACCATGTCGAGGGCTTCGCGCCCGAGTTGGCCGTGGTCACGCACGGCGGCGGCAAGGAGCTGGAGGAGCCTGCGGTCGTCCGGCCCACCTCCGAGACCATCATCAACGAGTACTTCTCCAAGTGGGTGCAGAGCTACCGCGACCTGCCCCTGCTGATCAACCAGTGGGCCAACGTGGTCCGTTGGGAGCTGCGGCCCCGCCTCTTCCTGCGGACGTCCGAGTTCCTCTGGCAGGAGGGCCACACCGCGCACGCCACCTACGAGGAGGCTCGCGACTTCGCCGCGCGCATCCATCGCGAGGTCTACGGCGACTTCCTCGAGAACGTCCTCGCGATCGACTTCGTCGCCGGCCGCAAGACGGTCAAGGAGCGCTTCGCGGGCGCCATCAACACGCTCACCCTCGAGAGCATGATGGGCGACGGCAAGGCCCTGCAGATGGTCACCAGCCACGAGCTGGGCCAGAACTTCGCCAAGGCCTTCGACACCCGGTACCTGTCGAAGGAGGGCACACAGGAGCTGGTCTGGCAGACCTCCTGGGGGTCGACGACCCGCATGATCGGCGCCCTGGTGATGACCCACGGCGACGACGACGGGCTGCGGGTGCCGCCGCGGCTGGCGCAGGTCCAGGTCGTCGTCCTGGCGATCAAGGGCGACGAGGCGGTTCTGGCCAAGGTCCGCGAGCTGGGCGACCGGCTGAAGGCGGCGGGCCTGCGGGTCCAGGTCGACGACCGCACCGACACGCCATTCGGGCGGCGCGCGGTCGACTGGGAGCTCAAGGGTGTGCCGGTCCGCATCGAGATCGGGCCCCGTGACCTGGAGAACGGCACGGCGATGCTGGCCCGCCGGATCCCGGGAGGCAAGGAGCCGGTGGCGATCGACACGCTCGTCGGCCTGCTGCCGGCCGTCCTCGAAGAGGACCAGGCGCTGCTCCTGCGGCAGTCCCGCGAGCGCCGCGAGTCCCGCACGACGGACGTGTCCACGATCGAGGAGGCGGCCGAGGCGGCCGTCGCCGGCGGCTGGGCGCGCATCCCGTGGGCGACCCTCGGCGAGGAGGGCGAGGCCAGGCTGGCCGAGCGGTCGGTGACCGTACGGTGTCTGGTCGCCGAGGACGGGTCGGTGCCCGAGGACGGGGACGCTCCCGGTAACGTCGCGATCGTCGCGCGCGCTTACTGA
- the rpsP gene encoding 30S ribosomal protein S16 yields MAVKIKLKRLGKIRSPHYRIVVADSRTRRDGRAIEEIGKYQPTYHPSIIEVDADRVAYWLGVGAQPTEPVLAILKKTGDWQKFKGEPAPAPLLVAEPKKARPSFEALGGDDSGKGEAITQKKKAEKKDEAAAESSEPTEA; encoded by the coding sequence GTGGCAGTCAAGATCAAGCTGAAGCGTCTGGGCAAGATCCGTTCGCCTCACTACCGCATCGTCGTCGCCGACTCCCGTACCCGTCGTGACGGTCGTGCGATCGAGGAGATCGGCAAGTACCAGCCGACGTACCACCCGTCGATCATCGAGGTGGACGCCGACCGTGTGGCGTACTGGCTGGGTGTCGGCGCGCAGCCGACCGAGCCGGTTCTCGCCATCCTGAAGAAGACCGGCGACTGGCAGAAGTTCAAGGGCGAGCCCGCCCCGGCGCCGCTGCTCGTCGCCGAGCCGAAGAAGGCTCGCCCGTCGTTCGAGGCCCTCGGTGGCGACGACTCGGGCAAGGGTGAGGCCATCACCCAGAAGAAGAAGGCTGAGAAGAAGGACGAGGCCGCGGCCGAGTCCTCTGAGCCGACCGAGGCCTGA
- a CDS encoding SAM-dependent methyltransferase has protein sequence MTPVLVRQHLPHAGPTSRADLGARARDWSEIQERMLVPLYEAVYERLDVGVGTRLLALGCGSGLALLMAASRGAAALTGIETSSPERLGLARERLLPKEPNERSARARTDGEDSGDGGDRDRIQLTDRSPKDAVGAERPEYNLVTAFEPIGCLAGDADALAGVLAASTPLTGRGTPVVLVGWGPPERCATTAVLRVAAKLADPLRGGTVRLRPALRDDLEEVAQRAGLKPDGSGRVACPFGYADVESALKGLLSTGLFDAAVAATDQAQVDKELTEALHPYRRPDGTVWMPNVFRYLIARTP, from the coding sequence ATGACACCTGTGCTCGTGCGGCAACACCTGCCTCATGCGGGGCCGACGTCCCGCGCGGACCTGGGCGCACGCGCGCGTGACTGGTCGGAGATCCAGGAGCGGATGCTGGTCCCGCTCTACGAGGCCGTCTACGAGCGACTGGACGTGGGAGTCGGCACCCGGCTCCTCGCTCTCGGCTGCGGCTCCGGGCTCGCCCTGTTGATGGCGGCCTCCAGAGGCGCGGCCGCACTCACGGGTATCGAGACCTCCTCCCCCGAACGGCTGGGTCTCGCACGCGAGCGGCTGCTGCCGAAGGAGCCGAACGAGCGCTCCGCACGCGCGCGTACGGACGGCGAAGACAGCGGGGATGGCGGGGACCGTGACCGGATCCAACTCACCGACCGGTCACCGAAGGACGCGGTCGGCGCGGAGAGGCCCGAATACAACCTGGTGACCGCCTTCGAGCCGATCGGGTGTCTCGCTGGCGACGCGGACGCCCTCGCCGGGGTGCTCGCGGCCTCGACGCCGCTCACCGGGCGCGGGACGCCTGTGGTGCTGGTCGGCTGGGGTCCGCCGGAGCGATGTGCCACGACCGCGGTGTTGCGGGTCGCGGCCAAGCTGGCCGATCCGCTTCGCGGCGGCACGGTCCGGCTGCGCCCGGCGCTGCGCGACGACCTGGAGGAGGTCGCCCAGCGGGCCGGCCTGAAGCCGGACGGATCGGGGCGGGTGGCCTGCCCCTTCGGGTACGCCGACGTGGAGAGCGCCCTCAAGGGCCTGCTGTCCACGGGCCTGTTCGACGCGGCGGTCGCGGCGACCGACCAGGCGCAGGTCGACAAGGAGCTGACGGAGGCGCTGCACCCCTACCGGCGCCCGGACGGGACGGTGTGGATGCCGAACGTCTTCCGGTACCTGATCGCGCGCACGCCCTGA
- a CDS encoding RNA-binding protein → MLEEALEHLVKGIVDNPDDVQVASRNLRRGRVLEVRVHPDDLGKVIGRNGRTARALRTVVGAIGGRGVRVDLVDVDHVR, encoded by the coding sequence ATGCTCGAAGAGGCGCTTGAGCACCTCGTGAAGGGCATCGTCGACAACCCCGACGATGTGCAGGTCGCCTCGCGCAACCTGCGCCGCGGGCGCGTGCTCGAGGTCCGGGTCCACCCGGACGACCTCGGCAAGGTGATCGGTCGCAACGGCCGCACCGCGCGCGCTCTGCGCACCGTCGTGGGCGCCATCGGCGGCCGGGGCGTCCGCGTCGACCTCGTCGACGTGGACCACGTCCGCTGA
- the rimM gene encoding ribosome maturation factor RimM (Essential for efficient processing of 16S rRNA) produces the protein MQLVVGRIGRAHGIKGEVTVEVRTDEPELRLAPGAVLFTDPASTGPLTIETGHVHSGRLLLRFEGVRDRNAAEALRNTLLIAEVDPAELPEEEDEYYDHQLMDLDVVTKDGVEVGRITEISHLPSQDLFIVERPDGSEVMIPFVESIVTEIDLEEQRAVIDPPPGLIDDRAEIASARDAAEDEGTS, from the coding sequence GTGCAGCTCGTAGTCGGACGGATCGGCCGCGCCCACGGCATCAAGGGCGAGGTCACCGTCGAGGTACGCACCGACGAGCCGGAGCTGCGGCTCGCGCCCGGCGCCGTCCTGTTCACGGACCCGGCCTCGACCGGCCCGCTGACCATCGAGACCGGCCACGTCCACAGCGGTCGTCTCCTCCTGCGTTTCGAGGGCGTCCGTGACCGCAACGCCGCCGAAGCCCTGCGCAACACCCTCCTGATCGCCGAGGTCGACCCCGCCGAGCTGCCCGAGGAGGAGGACGAGTACTACGACCACCAGCTGATGGACCTGGACGTGGTCACCAAGGACGGCGTCGAGGTCGGCCGGATCACCGAGATCTCGCATCTGCCCTCCCAGGACCTCTTCATCGTCGAGCGGCCCGACGGCAGCGAGGTGATGATCCCGTTCGTCGAGTCGATCGTCACCGAGATCGACCTCGAGGAGCAGCGGGCGGTCATCGACCCGCCTCCCGGGCTCATCGACGACCGCGCGGAGATCGCGTCCGCACGGGACGCGGCCGAGGACGAGGGCACGTCGTAA
- the rplS gene encoding 50S ribosomal protein L19: MSHLLDSVDAASLRSDVPAFRPGDTVNVHVRVIEGNRSRVQQFKGVVIRRQGAGVRETFTVRKVSFSVGVERTFPVHTPIVEKIELVTRGDVRRAKLYYLRELRGKAAKIKEKRDN, translated from the coding sequence ATGTCTCACCTTCTCGACTCCGTCGACGCCGCGTCGCTGCGCAGCGACGTCCCGGCCTTCCGCCCGGGTGACACCGTCAACGTCCACGTGCGCGTCATCGAGGGCAACCGCTCCCGTGTGCAGCAGTTCAAGGGTGTTGTCATCCGCCGCCAGGGCGCCGGTGTCCGCGAGACCTTCACGGTCCGCAAGGTCTCCTTCTCCGTCGGCGTCGAGCGCACCTTCCCGGTGCACACCCCGATCGTCGAGAAGATCGAGCTCGTCACCCGCGGTGACGTGCGTCGCGCCAAGCTGTACTACCTCCGTGAGCTGCGCGGCAAGGCTGCGAAGATCAAGGAGAAGCGCGACAACTGA